CTTATAGACGCCGTTGCCGTAACTGGCCACGTACACGGTCCGGTTTTGGATCGGTGAAGAAGGATCGATCACGATGGACCGCACAATCCCGTCGTCCAAGCCGTGTTTTTCGTAGACAGGTGTCCAGTTCCAGCCACCATCGACGGACTTGATCACCATGCCGCCCACCGCTGCCCGGTCATCGGCATTTTTCCCGCTGATGGAGGCATAGATCGTTGTCGACAAGTCGGGATCGACCGCCATGGAAACGCAGGAACCGCTGGAGTAGACCAGTTTGTCCCGCCAGTAAGCGGCCTGGTTCACTTCACCTCTATGAAACGAGATGACGTTGATGATCGTCTCGCCACCGTCCTCCGACAGCATGAGTCCGGTATCTGAGAATCCCAGCCAGACGAGCTTCGGGCGATTGGGATCGAATACCACCCGGTAGTCGGTCAGGAGTGTAAGGCCGGTTCCTGTGTAGCGATCCCGACGGATTTCTTTCAAGCCGAAGTGCTGCCAGGTTTCCCCCCCGTCGTGGGTCTTCTTGTTGTAATCCAGGTGGAGGGTGAGGGGATCATTCGGATCTACAAACATGATCTGGCCAGACACGGCCTCATGCTGGCGGTAGTTCATGGGCCAATTATAGCGGGCGTTGAAGCGGCGGTGGGTGAGCAGTCTGAACGAGTCGCCGCCGTCCCGGCTGCCGTAGATACCCTCATCCCTGACCGTGGCCACATAGACCATATCAGGCCGTTGATTGGTGGCGACCACCTGGAAGGGCGTTTTCCCATCGAGCCCCTTGGTCAACTGCTGCCAGGTTTCCCCGTCGTCGAGACTGCGATAGAGACCATTATCAGGCAGGGCGGCATATAACGTGCCGCCGTCGCAGACTTCCGCATCACTGCATGTCCCTTCAGGAAGCCCCGAGACCCTCTGCCACTCACTCTTTTCAGCTTCGTACCGGAACAAGCCCAGATTCGTCGGGTAATAGATCTTCCGCTGCCCGAGTGTGGAATTGTGATCGATTTCCAGAGCGTGGCAGTGCCGGTAGGGATACGCCAGCTCCTCAAGAGGCAGGCCGGTGCTCATATCTTCCCACGTGTAGCCGCCATCGAGCGATTTTCTGACCCCCATATCGGCAGCTGTCCAATAGATGACCTGATTGTCTGCTGGATCAACCGCCCCCGATTGGCTGCGGCTGATGCCGAATTCCTCGCTCTGATATAGATGGATCCAGGTCTCACCATCGTCTGTACTTTTCCAGATACCCGAGGCTTTTGGTGTCACCCCAATCTGATTCATGTAGATGGTATTGGGTTCAGTGGGATCACCAGCGACGTAGTAGGCGGTACCGGGGATGGGATTCGCGATGGGTACCCAGGTTTCACCCTGGTCCGTGCTCTTGTGGAGGGACAAACTCATGTCGGAGGAGAAATAAAGGTGCCCGGAGGCCGGGTGGATGGAAGCGAACATGAGCCAGCCGTTGCCACCCGGATCTACCGGACGCCAGATGGTCTCCTGGGAAAGACTGATGCTAAGACTAAGGGCAATTACCATGGGAAGTCGCCAGGTCTGAAACGATGTTTTACTTGCGGGATATTTCACTTTCGAAAACTCTCTTATTGATGGGCGCCGGCAAAGGCGATCTGGGCAAAAATCAAGGCCTCCCGTTCAATCAAGGGGCTCAATTCAGCTGCTATCTGCAAGGCTTCCCGGGCCGCCTGCTGCCGTGCGGAAGCGCTATGCACTTTCGCGAGGTAATAATATCCCAGAGCCTTTCGGTACTCTTCGGTCTGACGCTCATAGCCCACCGATTGCCCTTCAATGAGCTGCTGACCTTCCTTCTGGAGTGCTTCCAGGATGCGATCGGCTTCCTTAGATTTTCCCAACTCGCGCAGGGCCAGTGCCTGGTAGTAGCTGGCGAGAGTAGGCTTAGCGGTAGACTCACCAGCCGCGATTGTCAGCAAGCTGTCGGCTTTGTGCTCGTCGTTCAGCTGCCGGTATAGCTGGGCCATGGGGTAGTACAGGAATCCGCGCAGGTTGGGTTCGCGGGGAGCGAATTCCAGGTTGGGCGGGTACTCACAGGCCCGCAGGTAACACTCCAAGGCCTCGTGAGGTGTCCGGGCTCTCTGGGCCATCCCGATATTGGCCTCCATGTAGGCGTTGTGGATCGAGTAGCCACCCTCCCAATTATGGAAGTGATGACTGAGATAGTGTTCCAACGCCTCCTCGTACTCCCCTTCCCGGACCATCAGGTCCAACATGGAAGTCAGCAGGTCATCCCGTGATTCGACCACTTTCTGGTGCTGCCGCAGGAAGGACAGCCGTTCGGCGGTGCTCTCCTTCCGGGCCTGCCTCACCTTGTCCAGCTCCAGCAGAATCCTGGAGTCCTTGGGCAGCAGTTTGAAGGCCTGCTCATAACATTGCATGGCGGCCTGCAGGTCCCCGCTGACATTAAGGTGCGCCAGACCGAGGTTTCTCCAGGCCCGGGCGTTGCCGGGCTCAAGCCGTACCGCCTGCTGCCAGTGGACCATGGCACTATCCACTTCGCCGAGGCCGCCATAGACCAGACCCAGGAAGTAATGAGCCCGAGCGTCGCCGGGATTGGCTACAAATGCAGCACGAAATACATTGATCGCCTCAAGCCGGAACGGGAAGCAATAATCCACCGGGCGCCTGGCGGCCTCCTTGTAGAGACGGGCGGCCGCCTTTCTGTCACCCAATCCATCCTGGCAGTATGCGGAGTAATAGCCGGTGAGAGCGCTGCGCGATTGCTTATCTCCTTCAATTCGCTCAAGCACTTCGGCTGCGTCTTCATGAAGGCCGGCGTTCAGGTAGTGCAGCGCCAGTTCAATATAATAGTGGGGATCATCCAGCAGGATCTGTGCCAACTTTTTCTTCTGTGCCCTCCCGGACTTGCCCTGGGCTTTCATGGCCAGATACAGCTCGTTCATGGCATAGAAGTTAACCGGGTCCAGTGTCAGCGCCCGCTCGGCAGCCGCCTGGGCCTGCTCGGACTCAACATTGAACCGTAGAACCGTGGCTTTCAGCGCCCACAGCTGCGGATTGAGGGTGTTGGATTGGATTGCTTTGCAGACATGCTGGCTCGCCTGCTCGAAGTCTCCCCGGCGCAGATCCAGCCGGGTGATGCACTGATAGGCCTGGGAGAGATACTGCTGATAGTGAACCGAGCGATAATAAAGATCATAGGCCGCATCGTAGTTGCCCAGGGCTTCCTGGGCCACCGCCTTCATGTAGAAAACGGTGCCGTTA
The window above is part of the Candidatus Neomarinimicrobiota bacterium genome. Proteins encoded here:
- a CDS encoding WD40/YVTN/BNR-like repeat-containing protein, coding for MVIALSLSISLSQETIWRPVDPGGNGWLMFASIHPASGHLYFSSDMSLSLHKSTDQGETWVPIANPIPGTAYYVAGDPTEPNTIYMNQIGVTPKASGIWKSTDDGETWIHLYQSEEFGISRSQSGAVDPADNQVIYWTAADMGVRKSLDGGYTWEDMSTGLPLEELAYPYRHCHALEIDHNSTLGQRKIYYPTNLGLFRYEAEKSEWQRVSGLPEGTCSDAEVCDGGTLYAALPDNGLYRSLDDGETWQQLTKGLDGKTPFQVVATNQRPDMVYVATVRDEGIYGSRDGGDSFRLLTHRRFNARYNWPMNYRQHEAVSGQIMFVDPNDPLTLHLDYNKKTHDGGETWQHFGLKEIRRDRYTGTGLTLLTDYRVVFDPNRPKLVWLGFSDTGLMLSEDGGETIINVISFHRGEVNQAAYWRDKLVYSSGSCVSMAVDPDLSTTIYASISGKNADDRAAVGGMVIKSVDGGWNWTPVYEKHGLDDGIVRSIVIDPSSPIQNRTVYVASYGNGVYK
- a CDS encoding DUF5107 domain-containing protein, with the translated sequence MKSTRLIALGLLFILTGCATKDSVRMREESMIIPTWEIGPVEANPTFAWSSPRRPVYPYPYKEILTNEKGEKTYTACWLENEFIQVLVLPEIGGRLHGAKDKTNDYNFFYWQPTIKPALIGMTGAWISGGIEWNFPYGHRPTGFSPVSYNLVENEDGSHTVWVGETEWVNRMRWVIGLTVYPGRSIIEAKVRLMNPAPLHHSYYMWATTAVNANENYQAIYPTRLMTEHGKFEFFRWPIHEGVDISWWKNIPNASSFFAVERGDFFGGYDHGKQAGTILTGDKHIIIGKKLWTWGTSPFGRIWESILTEGQGPYLEPQAGAFADNQPDNHWLESGEVKAFSFFFYPVRDIGAYKKANINGALNLEFDEDRISIGVYSTAIVKPGIIRLTRGGDVILEEKLNIDPSRPFIRQLDVEGASDSREDFRLCLLDAESNELVSYSPEILEELPIPEPAPVYGPPQTIASVDELWQIGDFKSKYKYQDLRAGFDDYFKEALRQDPGHAPSHISLAEWDLKRADYRSALRHLDAAGQRSPDNGTVFYMKAVAQEALGNYDAAYDLYYRSVHYQQYLSQAYQCITRLDLRRGDFEQASQHVCKAIQSNTLNPQLWALKATVLRFNVESEQAQAAAERALTLDPVNFYAMNELYLAMKAQGKSGRAQKKKLAQILLDDPHYYIELALHYLNAGLHEDAAEVLERIEGDKQSRSALTGYYSAYCQDGLGDRKAAARLYKEAARRPVDYCFPFRLEAINVFRAAFVANPGDARAHYFLGLVYGGLGEVDSAMVHWQQAVRLEPGNARAWRNLGLAHLNVSGDLQAAMQCYEQAFKLLPKDSRILLELDKVRQARKESTAERLSFLRQHQKVVESRDDLLTSMLDLMVREGEYEEALEHYLSHHFHNWEGGYSIHNAYMEANIGMAQRARTPHEALECYLRACEYPPNLEFAPREPNLRGFLYYPMAQLYRQLNDEHKADSLLTIAAGESTAKPTLASYYQALALRELGKSKEADRILEALQKEGQQLIEGQSVGYERQTEEYRKALGYYYLAKVHSASARQQAAREALQIAAELSPLIEREALIFAQIAFAGAHQ